The window TGGAACGGGAGGAGGTGCTCGACGCGATCCGAGCGGCGGCCGACGACAGGCTGGCCGGTGTCCTCGGCTACACCGACGACGAGATCGTCTCGCGGGACATCGTCGGCCTGCCGTTCGGCTCGTACGTCGATCTCGAGTCCGTGATGGTCGCGGCCAACGACACCGTGAAAGTGCTCGCCTGGTACGACAACGAGTACGGTTTCTCGAACCAGATGATCAAACTCGCGACGCACGTCGCGGCGGAGACCGACAGTATCGATGCCGGAACGACCGTCGTTTACTGACATCGACGGCGGTCGGTTCTTCCCATGAACGGAGCCACTACGACTACCACCGCCGTCGTCCTCGCCGGCGGGTACGCGACCCGGCTGTGGCTGATCACGAGGCACCGCCCCAAGATGTTCCTGCCGCTCGGGGAAACGACCGTCCTCGATCGGATCTACGCCGAACTCGAGGGTCTCGATCGGATCGACGAGGTCTACGTGAGTACGAACGAGCGGTTCGCCCCCGATTTCGCGGCCCACCTCGCTGACGGCCCGTACGACAAACCGCGGCTGTCCGTCGAGGAGACGACGCGCGAGGACGAGAAACTCGGCGTCGTCGGCGCGCTCGCGCAGTTGATCGATCGCGAAGGGATCGACGGGGATCTGCTGGTGATCGCAGGGGACAACCTCTTCGATTTCGCCCTCGAAGAGTTCCTCGACTATTTCGACCGACGGGACGGGCCGGTGATCGCCGCCCACGACGTCGGCTCCCGGGACCGGGCGACGTCGTACGGCGTGGTCGATCTGGATGGCGAGCGCGTCGTCGACTTCCAGGAGAAACCGGACGAACCGGAGAGTACGCTCGTCTCGATCGGTTGCTACGCGTTCCCCGGGGAGACGCTGTCGCTGTTCTCCCCGTACCTCGAGGCGGGAAACGACCCGGACGAGCCCGGCTGGTTCGTCCAGTGGCTTCGGGAACGGGAGCCGACCTACGCCTACGTCTTCGACGACGCGTGGTTCGACATCGGCACCCGGGAGAGTTACCTCGACGCCGTCTCCTGGTACCTCGACGGAGACTCACAGGTGGCCGGGTCGGCGACCGTTCGGGAGAGCACTGTCGGCGACGACGTCCACGTGATGGCGGACGCGACCCTCGTCCACGCCGACGTCGAACGCTCGGTGATCTTCCCGGACGCGGACCTCGAGTCGACGAGCGTGCGCGACACCATCGTCGACGAAGGGGCCAGGATCAGCGGCTTCGACCTCGAGCGCGCCCTGATCGGCGCCCACACGCGAATCCCGGACGATCGATGAGTCGTGGCCATCAGTACGCTCCTTGAGTCCTTGGGCTCGGGAATTGGGGAACGCTCCGTTACGCTTCGTTACGCTCCGCCGTCGGCAGCCGCCGATTCCCACCAGCCGCTCGTGATCGACACGTAGACGCCGACGCCGAGCAGGAGCGTCCCGTAAAACGCCCAGCGCGGCCACCCGAACGCGAGGAACGCGAGGGTAAGCGCAAGCACCCACAGCGAAAGGATCAACAGGTCGGCGAGCACTCGAAGCCCGGCGCTCGTAACGGCCCGGAGCCGTCCACGGCTCGTTCGGTCGTCGTCCGGTCGCGGTCGGCGCTCGTCTTCCGTTGTCATCGCCGTTCCCTCAGAAGTGATAGCCGTGTTTCTCGGTCAGTCGATACGCGCTGATGCCCCAGACATAGCTCTGTCCCGGCCACCAGGTCCGTGCGTTGTTGAAGCCGGCGACGAGGACGTCCTCGTCGTCCCCTTCCGGATCGGCGTAGTAGCTCACCGAGCCGCTGTCGCCGTCCGTGAGGTCCATCTCGCCGCCCCAGCGGATCTGGCCGCGGCGACAGAAGTCGTCCGTAAAGCAGGTCACCGCGTCGATCCCCTGTATCCGGCCGGTCGTGTGGCCGGTCAGCGCCCCGACCTTCTCGAGCCGTTCCTCTCGCGCGAGCAGGTCGGCGAGCCCGTACTTCGTGAGCTGGCCACGAACGCGAGCCGGCGTGGGCGCGTCGATCCAGCTCGCCGGCGCGACCGGACCGTTCGGCTCGACGACAGCCACGTCGGCGACCGGGTGCGCCCGAGCGACTCTCCCCAGTTCGATCCCTTTGGCTCCCCGGATCGGCAGCGATAGTGGCTCGCCGACCGGCTCCGGCATCCCTTCGTAGGCGTGTTCGGCCGTCACGAAGAACGAGCGCTCCTCCGGCGGGTAGTGCAGCGCCGGCCCGAGCGTCGCCAGACTCGAGGGTGTCTCGCAGGCGACCCCGGCGGGTGCGCCCTCCGCCGCGGTATCGAGGATGCGCGGCCGGGCCGACTCCGGGCGGACCTCCACGTCGTCGACATCGATGATCGTCTCCGTGTTGATCGAAACGTCGTCTGCGAACTCGCGGATCGCCTCCGGAATCGTCGCCCCCTCGCTCGAGACGCCGATCGAGACCGTGGCGGTGCCGCTGTCGTAGTCCCCGGGGACGACCGCGCTGCCGAGATATCCCGTGAACCCGACCCGGGCGAGCAACTCGTTGAGTTCGAAGGCCTTCTCGACGGCCGCGTGCCAGTCGGCCGGGACGTGACGGACCCGCTCCTCGATCGAGAACGGATCCTCGGGATCGGTACGGACCAGCGCGGTGACGATCCGCACCTCGCCGTCCCCGGCAGCGAGGAAGTCGTCCGCGCCGAGGACGTGGGCCACCCCCAGGGCGAACCCGCCGCTAACGGCCGTCCGGAGGAATGCGCGACGGTCTATCCCCCCGTTGGCCCGCTCTCGAGGCGACTCGAGGGACTGACGGGATCGGTCGCTACGTTCGCCTACCATATCGCCGGTACCGGTGTCGATTACCGCTGCACCCCGTTCGGGGAAAGCTAATGTTCACGTACACGGGGCGGTCCGATGACTATCGTAACTACCGGGCAACCGCGAAATAGCGATTGTGCCTGCATCTGCCGTAGCCCGACTGGCGGGGGCAACTCCCCTTTTCCCTCACCGCCACCCGGACTTAATGACTGAACGACTGAACGCAAGCGTTGGTGTTGTCCCCCCGGAAAGATCCGTCTGTCTCCGTGTTGGTGACCGCGGAGACGACCACACCACGACTCCGACCACGACACACCTGATCGCGCGATCCTCCCGACGCGCGACGCAGCCTCCGCGTTCGCCTCGCGGCGAACGTCTCGGAGGATGGCACACGTTCGGCACGGCCACCGTTCTTTTCCATTTCTCTCGTTCGTGATCGACGCGGGCAAGCGATTCCGGTTGGTAGTTAGAGAGGGTTCCGACAGCGGGATCGCCACGGATCTGACAGCGGGATCGCCACAAACCTCAGTGTTCCGCGTCCCACGACCTGCGTCCCGCGTCCCGCGTCCCACGTCCTGCGTCCCGCGTCCTGCGTCCCGCGTCCTGCGTCCCGCGTCCCGCGGTCCCCATCACCGGTGAAACCACCCGCTCCCGTCGCTCGAGTCCATCGTACGTTCGGGAACGTCCCTGGACGCGGGACGATCACAGAAAAATCGCGCTGGATTTTTTAGATGTCCCCGCACACGGGAGGGTATGAAAGTCCGTATCGCGCCAGGGGCGACCGACGAGGAAGCCTCGGCGATCGCGGCCGCGATGGCCGAACACGTCGGAGACACGGTCGAAGTGTACGTCGGCGACGACGAGGAGCCGAAAGCCGTCCACGAACTCGCGAGCGCCGCCGGTTCCGGCAGGGGCGCACCTTCGCCCGTGGCGGCCGCCGACGGCGCGGCCCACGACGACCTCGGGCCGACCGAGCGCGAACGGAAACTGCGCGAGGAGATCGCCGACATCCTCGAGGGTGGCCCCGAGAAGTACCGCGAGGGCCTCGAGGACAAGCTGTTCGTCCGGGATCGCCTCGAACTGTGGTTCGGCGGCGAGGGCAGCGAGTTCCTCTTCGAGGACGGCAAGTTCGCCGCCTTCGACGACTGGCACGAGAGCGGCGTCGGCGAGGACACCGACGACCGCCTGCCCGCGGACGGGATGATCACCGGCGCTGCCGAGTTCGAGGGTCGCGACGTCCACTTCATGGCCAACGACTACACGGTCAAACGCGGCAGCATGGCTGCCAAGGGCGTCGAGAAGTTCCTGCGAATGCAACAGCGAGCGCTGAAGACCGGCCAGCCCGTGCTCTACCTGATGGACTCCTCCGGCGGCCGGATCGACCAGCAGACCGGCTTCTTCGCCAACCGCGAGGGGATCGGGAAGTACTACTACAACCACTCGATGCTCTCCGGTCGGGTGCCACAGATCTGCGTGCTCTACGGCCCCTGTATCGCCGGCGCGGCCTACACGCCCGTCTTCGCCGACTTCACGATTATGGTCGAGGACGTTTCTGCGATGGCCATCGCTTCCCCGCGGATGGTCCAGATGGTCACGGGCGAGGACATCGACCTCGAGGAACTCGGCGGCCCGCAGGTACACACGCGAGAGTCGGGATCGGCCGATCTCGTCGCGAAAGACGAGGAACACGCACGCGAACTCGTGGCCCAGCTAATCACGTACCTGCCCGATAACGCCGACGAGAAGCCGCCCAAGACGGAAACCCGACCGCCAGCACGCTCGCCGGCCGGGATCGACTCCGTCGTCCCCGACCACCCCAACGAGGGGTACGACATGAAAGACCTCATCGATCGGGTGATCGACGACGGCTCGTTCTTCGAACTCCGGCCCGACTTCGGCAAGGAGATCATCACGGCCTACGCCCGGATCGACGGCCGACCCGTCGGCATCGTCGCCAACCAGCCCGCCCACCGCGCCGGAGCGATCTTCCCCGACGCCGCCGAGAAGGCCGCCGAGTTCATCTGGAAGTCCGACGCGTTCAACATCCCGATCCTCTATCTCTGTGACACCCCCGGCTTCATGGCCGGCTCCCAGGTCGAGAAGGAGGGTATCTTAGAGCAGGGCAAGAAGTTCATCTACGCCACCTCGTCGGCGACGGTCCCCCAGCAGACCGTCGTCGTCCGCAAGGCCTACGGCGCGGGCATCTACGCGATGGGCGGCCCGGCCTACGAACCCGAGAGCGTCATCGGCCTGCCGAGCGGCGAGATTGCGATCATGGGCCCCGAGGCGGCGATCAACGCCGTCTACGCCCGCAAGCTCTCACAGATCGACGACCCCGAGGAACGCGAGCGCACGGAACAGGAACTCCGCGAGGAGTACCGCGAGGACATCGACATCCACCGGATGGCCAGCGAGGTCGTCATCGACGAGATCGTTCCGCCCAGCACGCTCCGCGAGGAACTGGCTGGCCGGTTCGCCTTCTACGAGGACGTCGAGAAGTCGCTCCCGGACAAAAAACACGGTACGATCCTCTGACCGGCGACTCGAGCCCGAGACACACCCGCGAGAGTACGGGCCGAAGCGATCGTTCTTCTCCCGTCGACTGTTCCTCCAGTCCCCAGAAACGGCCATCCACTGACGTACGACGACGTTACTGCGAGTAGCGGCCGATTAGCCGTCGATACGGCTCACATAACAATGCCCGGTCTGCTGGAAGCGGCGCGTGCGGTCCTCCCGCACGCTCCCGATGGCAACAGTCTCGTTTCGGTTCGATTCCGGCGGGGAGCCTATGAGTTCCGACGGCGCGGACGCCCGTTTGCGCCTCGAGCGGCCCGTCGAGATCGCAGTGACGCCGGCCCGAC of the Halobiforma lacisalsi AJ5 genome contains:
- a CDS encoding sugar phosphate nucleotidyltransferase — protein: MNGATTTTTAVVLAGGYATRLWLITRHRPKMFLPLGETTVLDRIYAELEGLDRIDEVYVSTNERFAPDFAAHLADGPYDKPRLSVEETTREDEKLGVVGALAQLIDREGIDGDLLVIAGDNLFDFALEEFLDYFDRRDGPVIAAHDVGSRDRATSYGVVDLDGERVVDFQEKPDEPESTLVSIGCYAFPGETLSLFSPYLEAGNDPDEPGWFVQWLREREPTYAYVFDDAWFDIGTRESYLDAVSWYLDGDSQVAGSATVRESTVGDDVHVMADATLVHADVERSVIFPDADLESTSVRDTIVDEGARISGFDLERALIGAHTRIPDDR
- a CDS encoding acyl-CoA carboxylase subunit beta, which gives rise to MKVRIAPGATDEEASAIAAAMAEHVGDTVEVYVGDDEEPKAVHELASAAGSGRGAPSPVAAADGAAHDDLGPTERERKLREEIADILEGGPEKYREGLEDKLFVRDRLELWFGGEGSEFLFEDGKFAAFDDWHESGVGEDTDDRLPADGMITGAAEFEGRDVHFMANDYTVKRGSMAAKGVEKFLRMQQRALKTGQPVLYLMDSSGGRIDQQTGFFANREGIGKYYYNHSMLSGRVPQICVLYGPCIAGAAYTPVFADFTIMVEDVSAMAIASPRMVQMVTGEDIDLEELGGPQVHTRESGSADLVAKDEEHARELVAQLITYLPDNADEKPPKTETRPPARSPAGIDSVVPDHPNEGYDMKDLIDRVIDDGSFFELRPDFGKEIITAYARIDGRPVGIVANQPAHRAGAIFPDAAEKAAEFIWKSDAFNIPILYLCDTPGFMAGSQVEKEGILEQGKKFIYATSSATVPQQTVVVRKAYGAGIYAMGGPAYEPESVIGLPSGEIAIMGPEAAINAVYARKLSQIDDPEERERTEQELREEYREDIDIHRMASEVVIDEIVPPSTLREELAGRFAFYEDVEKSLPDKKHGTIL